The region ttTTGCTCATCTTCAAAACTCAAGTTAAGCTATTTTTGATGCAACCTGAGAgttttaataagaataataaacacTGATCAAGGCATATACATAGAGCACATCTAATGTGGTATAAGGAAGCTCGAACATGTTTGCTTGACATGCGAGAACCATGGTCTGTTATTGAGCGTCAAGCAAGTATGGTTGAActtccatttaccatatttgatgtgctttaTTTATGTGCATTGATGgatgtttatatgtgaattaaaacctaaattaatcatttattgctTCATATAGTATAAAGCAATTGTGTTTCTTCAGAAAACTAAGGAATCAAAACTCTTGGTTCATATAAATGACTTTTACAATGCCTTTATGAACATTTTGAAGTTTTGGTGGAATTAACTcttaatggagggacagaaatctttcacgtttcattttcattttcatttctgggtgaacctTTTAACAACCTTCAATTATAGTCTAATTAGAATTttggatttattaatttatatatatatatataatgagattTTTTAAAGGTATTAATTGAAATCTGTCCTTCTAGCTTGATCACAGATATAATGAGTTTAAGCTGCGAGCAATCATGTCTGAACACAAGAAGACAATCACAGCTATATCATGGTGTCCACACAACCCCGAGGTGTTTGCCAGTGCTAGCGCTGATAACCTGCTCATCATCTGGAACGTAGCTGAGCAAAAGGCAGTTACACGGCTTGACAACACCAAAGGTACCGATACACTTACAGTAGTATCCAAAGAAATGCACACCACCTCACGGCACATATTCCACCTGACAGCATGTGTCCTCCAAGACATGACTGTTTCTGTTTGTGATTGATTTATGTAAGGTCTTAAACATGCCTAAACGGGTGTTTTTCAGGTATCCCAGCTTCTCTAAGCTGGTGCTGGAATGCAGGTGATAGCGTTGCATTCGTATCCCATCGAGGTCCTCTGTATATATGGACCATCTCTGGGCCAGACTCAGGAGTCACTGTGCACAAGGAGGCTCACAGTTTCCTCTCGGATATCTGCTTATTCCGCTGGCATCCACTGAAGAAGGGAAAAGTGATATTTGGACACACTGATGGCAGTCTGTCCATCTTTCAACCAGGTAGCATGACTGCTCTTGTtggattttgaagaatgttggtaaccaaataatTTTGTTGGTGACCAAACAATTTTGTTGGTGACCCTGCGTccaaaattttgaagaatgttggtaaccaaataatTTTGTTGGTGACCAAACAATTTTGTTGGTGACCCTGTGTCCGAATATGCCAACTTCAATACTATAtatagtatgtctgaattcatagaGATTCAAAAGTGAGCATCCAGTGGACACTTTACtattacagtcatggccaaaaatattggcccccttgataaatatgatcaaaaaaggctgtgaaaatgcatctgcattgttaatccttttggtcttttatttaaaaaatgtacaaaaatgtatcctttcattggataataagaatttaaaacggaggggaaatgtcattatgaaatgaatgtttttctcaaatactcgttggtcacaattattggcacccctataaattcttatgagtaaaatatctctgaagtatattcccatacatattcacaattttgagcaatccagcatgattataaacatgaaagctctggcttcctgtttcacagaaatataaagcccaaattcccttaatcatccatcacaatgagaaaaaccaaagaatatatttctgatgtgcagcaaaagataattgagcaggggcgtcactaggccctttttaggggggcttcagcgaacatcagagagtacaaggtgtgtgtgtgtgtgtgtgtgtgcatttattgatagattgctatgatatgacatctgcattggtgcagttcttgtaattgcagtttaaATAACGTTACTGGACCAATACACAGTTCGATTTCTCATCCAATACCAATACGTCTTCGCTGGTTGACCTTCAGCCCTcatcacagtgtgatagttgttttttcttccaacaaaaacgaagcgattaacacccatgaaaacgtactttagaaaacgatcataatttattttaatttactttttaaaatttaaaacatattattgtgtattttggcattacattatgcagccatgcacagaaatgattaaaagacacacatcattttctgaaagcactaaagggcacagagagataaacatcatgtggagttattttggttttgtattattaaatataattttgtattaagtaataatgaatcattagtgtatcatgatacatactgtatattagagtaagaggcgagtagagtaaagggatcacagataataattattatttttttaagtaattgatttatagaagtggcaaattgataattcatgttgttatttttaataaatagaaatacatatagaacagattaaacatGTTGCCAacagacaattacattaatacatgttttgtctatattcttaatgaatattagctggttagttaaatgatttgaaatgaaataaattttcagggggtgacttgatgtataaccaaccgtattgttgattataaaggctaaaaagctcaataataataataataataataatttatatttcattgtagatggatatacaAATTCTTTTCTTGTCGTGCGGGagtaggtctgcaaatgagcaagtcaggtgagaatagaacgtagacagcctctcacacacaataccactgtgttcACAAGATTAATTGCAGTCAttgaacccttatgttgttttaattgtctgccaATTTCCACGTACATTTCATAAGAAAAAGCAGTGGTATTGTCAAAGGATAAACATGAATGTTCTAATAATGAATAAGGAAGTCTTCGgtgtaaaaataaatctacattcccaactcaaaattttctagtgactggtcacatctaaattgttctttttttttttttttttttttttttttttttttttacggtgttgtataTGGCTCAGTCATACTACCctactcccatatatgaaatacagggaatacaatggaatagtggattacaataaggttagtagtatacaacccaaccctaatagtcaaataacaatctcacataaaaaaacactatattctccattcattttaaccaattaaaatcGATGCAATTTTCTTcttaattgagcttcacaaattagcgaagtggctttaaaaaaagagctagagcagtgaaaattcccatttccaccatcagggcaataattaagaatatcCAACCAactgaaaatgttacaaaactgccttgaagaggacgtgtgtctatatcgtcctaatgtgccggtgagaaggagagtttgagtagctaaagactctccagggggtcacagctggagaattgcagaaaatagttgagtctctggttcagaaaacctttaaaaaaattgtcaaacagaacctacatcaacacatgttgtttgggagggttacaagaaaaattctcctagctcattcaaaaacaaactaaagcatattcaattatcagacatgactggaactttaaatgggaatggcttctatgatcagatgaaactaaaaaaatgagctttttagcagaaaacactcaagatgggtttggtgaacacagagaaaaaaagtaccccatgtgtacaatgaaatatactgctgtatttttgatgttgtgggcctatatttctgctggaggtcctggacatcttgtttagacacattgcatcatggattctatcaaatacctacagataaaaaatcagtaagtgactgactctgttagaaatcttataatgggccaagtttggatcttccaaccggacaataacccaaacacaaacctcaaaaacaacacagaaactggtcactgggcacaaaaccaagcttctgctttagccattccagtcctctgacctaaTCGCtatggaaaatgagaggagtgaaatgaagaggagaagcaccaacatggagctgggaatctaaagggtctggagtgattctggatccaggaatggtctctgatctcttgtcaggtgttctctaacctcatcaggcattgtAGGTGTTAAACTGGCAGAGTTTGACCTGTtaaaactggcaaatggaggtttcaaaaagtaatgaataaaagggggccattaattgtggccaatgtgtattagagaaaaacatttatttcataaagatatttccccccattttaaattcttattatccaatgaaaggataaattttttgtgaatttttttaaaaactatttactgCTCATTAAAACAGTTAATAATGCTAAAGTCAAAAAAGAGTTACTTGGTTAAATGTAGCCAATATAAACATTAgccaataataaaaatgtggccAGGacagaggatttgtgaatggcagtgaggCAACATGCcacaggtcacatgacagtgacaGCATAGATTATATAGTATTGCATTCATTctatataaaacatactttttttgtgGTCACAAAGTAAGTTTTAAATCGAATGTTGTATCTACTATGCAATTTCGGAGGCAGCCACAGTGGAAGAAAGACAAACATACAGGTTTAGACTAACATGAGGATGATTaaatggattttcatttttgactgaactatctgtttattacaaaatactAAAATCTAACGTGACATCAACTTGTGCAATGTGCACAAGACTAACAGGCAAAATAACCTGcagttctttttaattatattactttaGGCTCAAAGAATCAGAAGCATGTACTGCGTCCCGAGTCGTTAGAAGGCACAGATGAAGAGGACCCCGTCACAGCTCTAGAGTGGGACCCTCTCAGCACAGACTACCTGCTGGTGGCCAACATGCACAATGGCATCAGACTACTGGACTCTGAATCTCTATCCTGCATCACAACCTTTACTTTCCCCAGTGCCGCTGCCTCTGTGCAATGCCTGGCTTGGGTGCCCAGTGCCCCTGGCATGTTTATCACAGGGGGTAAGATAACTGCGCACAGAAGGGCCAGTGGGAAAAAGTAGTTTTTAGCTTAACAGGCCAGCTTTGATCTGATTTTAGAACtctcatttaattattaattagatttACATTAACGTAAAAACAGAAGGGGAGTAGTTTGAAATGGAACActtaataatatatttgcataGTTGCATCactaaaaatggtttattttattacattgaatTCTAGATTCTCAAGTTGGCGTGCTGAGAATATGGAACGTATCAAGAGTGACACCTCTGGATAACTTCAAACTGAAGAAAACCGGCTTCCATGCACTTCATGTTTTAAATTCCCCACCCGCGAAGAAATGTACGTGTTTTCATGTTTACCATTTATCACTTCTGTATACTGTGTTTGTGTACCTCACCACAATaactatgtttacatgcaccttCTTAATGGAATATAATGAGATAAAAACAATACTTCGATCAAATTTATGCAAATTCGCTCATAGTCACCATAGTAGCAATAATCATAGTATAATATGTGGAGTATGCAGATTTTAATCACAATAAAGGggtatgtaaacatttatttccaCTTACTGTAGACCAAAGAGCACATTCTTGGATGTAAATTGCATGTAAACGGGAGTGAAGAGGTTTGCTTATGTCATGTAAACTCCTTAATGTGATAAAGTCCTTACTCTGATTATTTGAAATAAGCTGATTATTGGTGCACATGTAAACATAGTCAGTGTTGTCATCTCTCTTTTAGCCTTTAGCACGAATTCCCCTTCCAAGAATCACTACACCTCCTCCACTAGTGAGGCTGTGCCTCCACCTACTCTTTCACAGAACCAGGCCTTCTCCCTCCCACCCGGCCACGCTGTCTGCTGTTTTATGGATGGCGGGGTTGGATTGTATGATATGGGCACCAAAAAGTGGGACTTCCTGCGGGATCTGGTAGGAAAAGTGACATGTTGTTACCTGTGGAACAAACTTTGAAAACCTCAAAAAACTTTAGTgactacacttaaaaaaaaggttttaggtTACATTGTAATTAAACAGTAAATGCACTGATGGAAGCACCTACAGCTTAAAATTATGTTAGTCAATTAAATTAGTCATCTTGCTGTTGAAGAGGTACCCTTCAATCCTAGTGATTTTAAAGGTCACCTGATCAGTTCAGCAAATATACATGTTATTTTCCCAACAAACAGCTCTTTTAGTTGCCTTGATTGTTATTAATGACAAAGAAAATGCAACAAAACCTTTTCACCCCATGGTTAAGTAAGGAATAATGGACCACTGAATTGTCATAAattaatgcacacctgaggtgatAATGCGCCCACAACACAAAGCAAAATGTGCAGACCTTGGGTGTGAATTAATTTTCTGAAATGGTCctgcattcattttcaataaatcATCCGTTTGaactcatttgttttgtttatagcaCTAATATCTCATGTACTGATGGTTATTTCAGGAcatgtgcagaactacttccttgtGCCGCTGATTAAACATCCTGTGTCTGACTCACATTTTAACTGCAACATACATGACCAcatatgttttactgtatttcaattCAGTTTCAAGTTTGTCAGCGAATCAGAATAATAACCAGAACCAGAAGTGTTCatttagtattgtttatttactattatattagttatcatatttaaaaaaaaaataaatatatatatatatatatatatatatatatatatatatatatatatatatatatatatatatatatacacacacagtatattaattagcttttatttttatatttttggcttttgttttaattttagtttaaatattggtcattttgtgttttattgatttatttttatacttccatttagctttcatttatttttatttcagttttagttttaaaaatttgatttagttttttaaattgattttatttcagttagtttccaaggTAACATTActaattttcaacatttcatgtttttcgtctactattaatattttatttcagctttatttcagttagtgaacacaattttcatgattttaattttagctaacaataacaacactggcaAGAATTCCATCATAactattatacaaatataatacaaacatgAAAGTTTTTATGACTTAAAGATGTTCTTTTTGTCACAGGGTCATGTTGAAACTATCTTTGACTGCAAATTCAAGCCAGATGATCCAAACCTTCTAGCTACAGCTTCATTTGATGGAACAATAAAAGTCTGGGATATAAACACATTGACTGCTGTGTACACATCTCCAGGCAATGAGGGAGTGGTTTATTCTCTGTCATGGGCCCCTGGTAAGAATGATACACAATATTAGAACAGACCGTTATCACTGAAGTTTCagacaggttttgttttttttgtggctaTTCAGTAAATCTGtttcttcatttctgtttttcaacGTAACCCAAAGGAGATTTGAACTGCATAGCAGGAGCCACATCAAGGAATGGCGCCTTCATTTGGGATGTGAAAAAGGGAAAAATGATCACAAGATTTAATGAGGCAAGCACTGAACTTTTTTATCGATTCTGATTTATCCAGAATTCTCACAGTTACTAATTATTCAGAATGGATAACTCTAAATtagatttcattaaaatttatattgttttaatgttgatTGCACAATCTTCTGAGTTAGTATGGGTCTTTATTTTGACTGCAATTGTGTTGCAGCATGGGAAGAATGGTATTTTTTGTGTTGCTTGGAGCCATAAAGATTCCAAAAGAATAGCCACATGCAGTGGAGATGGATTTTGGTGAGtctgtttacattttgaataacATTCTCTCAAGTTTCTACTTAGTCCATAAATGCTATGAAGTCATATTATCCTCACTGACATGACgttctgaattttttatttttttttatttcagcataaTTCGAACCCTTGATGGCAAAGTGTTGCACAAATATAAACATCCGGCAGCAGTGTTTGGCTGTGACTGGAGTCAAAATAACAAGTATGTGTATTAATCAAATACATACACAGATGTCAGAACTTTTTACCagtattattttctcttgttatcacaattataatacatcgtgtgtctgtctctctctcactctcactctcacacactcacacagagataTGATTGCCACTGGCTGTGAAGACAAGAATGTTCGAGTCTATTACTTGGCCACCAGTTCAGACCAGCCACTAAAAGTCTTTACAGGTCACACAGCCAAAGTATTCCATGTGCGTTGGTCACCTCTCAGAGAGGGCATACTGTGCAGCGGCTCAGATGATGGGTAATAGTTGAATTAAATCTTCATTTGCACTCTAATATAGGCTACACTACACactgggtcagtaattttttttttttgaaaagtagtacttttattcagcaagggcatatcaaattgatcaaaagtgacagtaaacacttttacattattataaaaaaataatttattcttttaaattttccacaaaaatattaaccacaGCCATTTTCAACTTTGAgtataataggaaatgttttttgagcagcaaattagttacaatgattcctgaaggatcatgtgacagtgacaACTGAAGTAttatctgctgaaaattcagctttgacatcacatgaataaattacattaaaaatagaaaacaattagtataattaactaaattataaaaaaaactatattataactatattaaactatattatataaaaaatagtataactaaatgaattatttattcatgtgattgttaaataaaacaactttgatttacagtttttgctgaaatgtggaaaaaagaaaatatttattgccTTACTGCCATAATGGGCATTTCTACAATGGCACTGGTAACTGAGAATTTGTATGTGAAGTTATATTCACATCAGTGACGTAATAAGCTTATGAAACCTGAAATAAACTGCCATGTAAATCATCCTATTTTTATCATCCAGCTATTAGAACAAAACAACATGAATCAAAAACCACTGACATCACCCAAAACTTTCTACAATGGCACTGGTAACTGAGAATTTGTATGTGAAGTTATATTCACATCAGTGACGTTGTTCAAAACAACATGAATCAAAAACTCCTGAGAGCACCTTAAACTTCCTAAATGGATGCATTTCTGTGTGCATGTCTACTAGGACTGTTCGTATCTGGGATTATACCCAAGATGCCTGCATTAACGTCCTGAGTGGCCATACCGCTCCAGTGCGGGGTCTCATGTGGAACACAGAGGTGCCGTACCTTTTGACCTCAGGGAGCTGGGACTACACCATCCGTGTCTGGGACACCAGAGACGGCACCTGTCTAGACACTGTATATGACCATGGAGCTGATGTCTATGGTAGGGTATTAAATGTATATGCTGCagacaaaattatgattttatgcaTTGTGGATGAATTTTGCACATAGACTATTTACTTTGCGTGTTCAAAATCAGGGTACAGCTTCTTTGGTTTCTATGCAATTTGCCAAATACTAAAAATtcatgtaaaaacagaaaatatatattgtagCCTTTTAGTGtcaaattgttgattttttggaAAATTGGAGGGTCAATTGGGGTTAATGGGGGGGCAATTTTTATACAGCCTTTCCGAATCTATTTATCTTTGTGTCAAAACTTTACATGCACATTCTAGACCCTAACTGagaaatttcaaaaaataaatcaatagttTAGCCATGATTTTCAGCAGTTTGAAAATCAGGTGTGGGTTCAAATTGACCCACACACAACATTGTGATAGCTAGACACAGTTGActgatttaagttattttaatggaAGCAGGAAAAGCAGACCAATGAATAGTTAAGAGACCTAAATATGTGACAGGAACACTTATTTTTGTCCAAGGACTGTCTTTTAGAATTATGCACACAGTGGAGGAACACTCATACATCATTTTGTGTCATTCCAAggtaataatacattatttatacagCCTTGTCAACCGTATGAAATCCCCAGGTCTGACATGTCACCCCAGCCGTCCGTTCACCATGGCTTCCTGCTCCAGAGACTCTACGGTCAGACTTTGGTCACTCACTCCTCTAATTGCTCCCTTAGTGGTCAACATTCTTACTGACCACAGCTGGGATGACATCATTGGCAACACAggttaaaaacatgcaaatattatATACTGTCTGTATGCATtagttttttaaagacattaaaacatttttttttttttgagtttagatCGTGCTATGGTACCTGGAGCTCCTCCGCTCCTGTGTGGAAAAATTTCCAAAGATATCAAACAGGAGCTGGATAAACTCTCTAGTGACATGCACAT is a window of Cyprinus carpio isolate SPL01 chromosome B1, ASM1834038v1, whole genome shotgun sequence DNA encoding:
- the LOC109087784 gene encoding WD repeat-containing protein 17 isoform X2 — protein: MESLCWFSRYHNEPKVKMSQVKQVGLLAAGCQPWNKDVCAASGDRFAYCATLAIYVYQLDHRYNEFKLRAIMSEHKKTITAISWCPHNPEVFASASADNLLIIWNVAEQKAVTRLDNTKGIPASLSWCWNAGDSVAFVSHRGPLYIWTISGPDSGVTVHKEAHSFLSDICLFRWHPLKKGKVIFGHTDGSLSIFQPGSKNQKHVLRPESLEGTDEEDPVTALEWDPLSTDYLLVANMHNGIRLLDSESLSCITTFTFPSAAASVQCLAWVPSAPGMFITGDSQVGVLRIWNVSRVTPLDNFKLKKTGFHALHVLNSPPAKKSFSTNSPSKNHYTSSTSEAVPPPTLSQNQAFSLPPGHAVCCFMDGGVGLYDMGTKKWDFLRDLGHVETIFDCKFKPDDPNLLATASFDGTIKVWDINTLTAVYTSPGNEGVVYSLSWAPGDLNCIAGATSRNGAFIWDVKKGKMITRFNEHGKNGIFCVAWSHKDSKRIATCSGDGFCIIRTLDGKVLHKYKHPAAVFGCDWSQNNKDMIATGCEDKNVRVYYLATSSDQPLKVFTGHTAKVFHVRWSPLREGILCSGSDDGTVRIWDYTQDACINVLSGHTAPVRGLMWNTEVPYLLTSGSWDYTIRVWDTRDGTCLDTVYDHGADVYGLTCHPSRPFTMASCSRDSTVRLWSLTPLIAPLVVNILTDHSWDDIIGNTDRAMVPGAPPLLCGKISKDIKQELDKLSSDMHMKKLRWFSECFSPPGGSHNLWDLVAVINGQDDSLLPQNYGQGIMHMKHLVRFKTSEAQELTIVKMSKFGGGIGAPSKEERLKNAAEIHIRLGQIQRYCELMVELGEWEKALSVAPGVSMKYWKKLMQRRADQLMQEGNDDVIPYCIATGEVKKLVNFFTSRGQLKEAVLVAQGACEGNIHGPQITSINHAANSDNDNIEKYCGMLHRVCKELAEWYFQDGRAVLAACCHLAVDNAELAMASLIRGNELELAVCVGTVLGESASKATHYVLELLARKYMTTATWNLAARLLQMIPDNEILLAKLCAFYPGSSAEINDLHEKCGLPTLEECKELAESAHAGGEIFPAVKYYLLSPEPEKALPIGITYVKEQLSSPDWTVDSVYHILDLLSYIRTDRLILPKCSEERNELLILCGYIGALLAIGRQYSSIVPALYEYTSQLLKRREVAVPLQIEQLSVELEAWRACTFSLKVADNALYNPPSEAQKREYSQLLSRMSEEPIKGLEGPDYVTGSNLPSHSDVQISCFTGLRIQGPAFFLEDGKSAISLNDALMWAKVNPFSPLGTGIRLNPF
- the LOC109087784 gene encoding WD repeat-containing protein 17 isoform X1, which codes for MESLCWFSRYHNEPKVKMSQVKQVGLLAAGCQPWNKDVCAASGDRFAYCATLAIYVYQLDHRYNEFKLRAIMSEHKKTITAISWCPHNPEVFASASADNLLIIWNVAEQKAVTRLDNTKGIPASLSWCWNAGDSVAFVSHRGPLYIWTISGPDSGVTVHKEAHSFLSDICLFRWHPLKKGKVIFGHTDGSLSIFQPGSKNQKHVLRPESLEGTDEEDPVTALEWDPLSTDYLLVANMHNGIRLLDSESLSCITTFTFPSAAASVQCLAWVPSAPGMFITGDSQVGVLRIWNVSRVTPLDNFKLKKTGFHALHVLNSPPAKKSFSTNSPSKNHYTSSTSEAVPPPTLSQNQAFSLPPGHAVCCFMDGGVGLYDMGTKKWDFLRDLGHVETIFDCKFKPDDPNLLATASFDGTIKVWDINTLTAVYTSPGNEGVVYSLSWAPGDLNCIAGATSRNGAFIWDVKKGKMITRFNEHGKNGIFCVAWSHKDSKRIATCSGDGFCIIRTLDGKVLHKYKHPAAVFGCDWSQNNKDMIATGCEDKNVRVYYLATSSDQPLKVFTGHTAKVFHVRWSPLREGILCSGSDDGTVRIWDYTQDACINVLSGHTAPVRGLMWNTEVPYLLTSGSWDYTIRVWDTRDGTCLDTVYDHGADVYGLTCHPSRPFTMASCSRDSTVRLWSLTPLIAPLVVNILTDHSWDDIIGNTDRAMVPGAPPLLCGKISKDIKQELDKLSSDMHMKKLRWFSECFSPPGGSHNLWDLVAVINGQDDSLLPQNYGQGIMHMKHLVRFKTSEAQELTIVKMSKFGGGIGAPSKEERLKNAAEIHIRLGQIQRYCELMVELGEWEKALSVAPGVSMKYWKKLMQRRADQLMQEGNDDVIPYCIATGEVKKLVNFFTSRGQLKEAVLVAQGACEGNIHGPQITSINHAANSDNDNIEKYCGMLHRVCKELAEWYFQDGRAVLAACCHLAVDNAELAMASLIRGNELELAVCVGTVLGESASKATHYVLELLARKYMTTATCFPSVAYRNLAARLLQMIPDNEILLAKLCAFYPGSSAEINDLHEKCGLPTLEECKELAESAHAGGEIFPAVKYYLLSPEPEKALPIGITYVKEQLSSPDWTVDSVYHILDLLSYIRTDRLILPKCSEERNELLILCGYIGALLAIGRQYSSIVPALYEYTSQLLKRREVAVPLQIEQLSVELEAWRACTFSLKVADNALYNPPSEAQKREYSQLLSRMSEEPIKGLEGPDYVTGSNLPSHSDVQISCFTGLRIQGPAFFLEDGKSAISLNDALMWAKVNPFSPLGTGIRLNPF
- the LOC109087784 gene encoding WD repeat-containing protein 17 isoform X3 is translated as MSQVKQVGLLAAGCQPWNKDVCAASGDRFAYCATLAIYVYQLDHRYNEFKLRAIMSEHKKTITAISWCPHNPEVFASASADNLLIIWNVAEQKAVTRLDNTKGIPASLSWCWNAGDSVAFVSHRGPLYIWTISGPDSGVTVHKEAHSFLSDICLFRWHPLKKGKVIFGHTDGSLSIFQPGSKNQKHVLRPESLEGTDEEDPVTALEWDPLSTDYLLVANMHNGIRLLDSESLSCITTFTFPSAAASVQCLAWVPSAPGMFITGDSQVGVLRIWNVSRVTPLDNFKLKKTGFHALHVLNSPPAKKSFSTNSPSKNHYTSSTSEAVPPPTLSQNQAFSLPPGHAVCCFMDGGVGLYDMGTKKWDFLRDLGHVETIFDCKFKPDDPNLLATASFDGTIKVWDINTLTAVYTSPGNEGVVYSLSWAPGDLNCIAGATSRNGAFIWDVKKGKMITRFNEHGKNGIFCVAWSHKDSKRIATCSGDGFCIIRTLDGKVLHKYKHPAAVFGCDWSQNNKDMIATGCEDKNVRVYYLATSSDQPLKVFTGHTAKVFHVRWSPLREGILCSGSDDGTVRIWDYTQDACINVLSGHTAPVRGLMWNTEVPYLLTSGSWDYTIRVWDTRDGTCLDTVYDHGADVYGLTCHPSRPFTMASCSRDSTVRLWSLTPLIAPLVVNILTDHSWDDIIGNTDRAMVPGAPPLLCGKISKDIKQELDKLSSDMHMKKLRWFSECFSPPGGSHNLWDLVAVINGQDDSLLPQNYGQGIMHMKHLVRFKTSEAQELTIVKMSKFGGGIGAPSKEERLKNAAEIHIRLGQIQRYCELMVELGEWEKALSVAPGVSMKYWKKLMQRRADQLMQEGNDDVIPYCIATGEVKKLVNFFTSRGQLKEAVLVAQGACEGNIHGPQITSINHAANSDNDNIEKYCGMLHRVCKELAEWYFQDGRAVLAACCHLAVDNAELAMASLIRGNELELAVCVGTVLGESASKATHYVLELLARKYMTTATCFPSVAYRNLAARLLQMIPDNEILLAKLCAFYPGSSAEINDLHEKCGLPTLEECKELAESAHAGGEIFPAVKYYLLSPEPEKALPIGITYVKEQLSSPDWTVDSVYHILDLLSYIRTDRLILPKCSEERNELLILCGYIGALLAIGRQYSSIVPALYEYTSQLLKRREVAVPLQIEQLSVELEAWRACTFSLKVADNALYNPPSEAQKREYSQLLSRMSEEPIKGLEGPDYVTGSNLPSHSDVQISCFTGLRIQGPAFFLEDGKSAISLNDALMWAKVNPFSPLGTGIRLNPF